One window of the Pyrus communis chromosome 17, drPyrComm1.1, whole genome shotgun sequence genome contains the following:
- the LOC137723457 gene encoding protein ECERIFERUM 26-like, translating to MEMSNGAINLLPEIHIQSVQTVTPTKVTDPRQVRQVSAVDPIGFGIFRKCLHILLYHAKATEDGARWFHVGWFRESLARAMLEQPLIAGRFRKAFDRQNEEGNQLEIVSNDSGVRLFQTSIPITLSEFLDLKGSRDGEDAEAKLVFWKDIDEQNPEYSPLVYVQVTKFQCGGCSVGISCSILLADILLKENFLKKWAKIHNNLLSKDDLPAAPMYYIPDVMKSSGCSPTSIFSPNPSKKCGQTVIFTISAETVNPLKDDALQLCVEEAENKYGNNMAPNFPMFLKTNYRNAIKVEKFPKDGLIKPQRLGSRSQISRAVWDDFGANEIEFREGNKPEYVSYWVGFVSGGLVMAMPSADQKGALNEVKVVIVTVPIEKEV from the exons ATGGAAATGTCTAACGGCGCCATTAATCTCCTCCCAGAAATTCACATTCAATCTGTGCAGACCGTGACACCAACGAAGGTAACCGATCCACGGCAAGTGCGCCAAGTGTCAGCGGTAGACCCTATAGGTTTTGGAATATTCCGGAAGTGTCTTCACATCCTTCTTTACCACGCAAAGGCAACCGAGGACGGTGCTCGTTGGTTTCACGTTGGATGGTTTAGGGAGTCTCTAGCAAGGGCCATGCTGGAGCAACCGTTAATAGCAGGGCGATTTCGAAAAGCTTTTGATCGTCAGAATGAGGAAGGAAATCAACTGGAGATTGTGTCAAATGATAGTGGCGTTAGACTTTTTCAGACAAGCATCCCGATAACATTGTCTGAGTTTCTTGATTTGAAGGGCAGCAGAGATGGAGAGGATGCGGAAGCTAAGCTTGTGTTTTGGAAAGATATTGATGAACAAAATCCTGAGTACTCTCCACTTGTTTATGTTCAG GTGACCAAATTCCAATGTGGAGGATGCTCAGTTGGAATTAGTTGCAGCATTCTTCTGGCAGATATTTTGTTGAAGGAAAACTTCTTAAAGAAATGGGCTAAAATTCACAACAATCTGCTTTCAAAAGATGATCTACCTGCAGCACCAATGTATTATATCCCTGATGTTATGAAATCCTCTGGTTGCTCCCCCACCAGCATATTTAGCCCTAATCCTAGCAAAAAATGTGGCCAAACTGTTATTTTCACTATCTCTGCGGAGACTGTAAATCCATTGAAGGATGATGCATTGCAGCTTTGTGTTGAAGAAGCAGAGAACAAGTATGGTAACAATATGGCTCCCAACTTTCCCATGTTTTTGAAGACCAACTACCGCAATGCAATCAAGGTAGAGAAGTTTCCAAAAGATGGACTTATTAAGCCGCAACGGCTAGGTAGTCGGAGTCAGATTTCTAGAGCAGTGTGGGATGATTTTGGAGCAAATGAGATCGAATTTCGCGAAGGGAATAAGCCGGAATACGTTTCATATTGGGTTGGATTCGTTTCTGGTGGACTTGTCATGGCAATGCCATCGGCTGATCAAAAGGGCGCTCTCAATGAAGTGAAAGTAGTGATTGTCACAGTTCCTATTGAGAAGGAAGTTTAG